The Primulina tabacum isolate GXHZ01 chromosome 1, ASM2559414v2, whole genome shotgun sequence genome contains the following window.
AACCATTCGTCATTTTCTTCTTCCTGGTCCGTCGTCTGTGAGAACATTCCAAAAATGTCTGCCAATGAGCAGCAGTCTATCCTTTTTTTCTGCAGCTCGCGAGTTTTATTGGGATGTTTGGGAAATGAATCCGGAAACGGGGGAATGGACTATGAAGCCTAGCATTGATTTGGAAGCTCTCAAAGTCGGACTTGTTTCGCAAACATACACCCATCATACTCAAAACAAATCCCTCTAGTTGGTTAGTACAGAGGGAGGTGTTGGTTTTCGATGTTCATTGCCCTCGTACATGACTTTCAATAGCTTATAGTGTTAAAACAAGAGAAGTTCAATCCTTCGAGTTGGAGGATACTCATATTACACCCTTTTTTGGACATCACGTTAACAGTCTAGTTTGGTTGAGCGGAGACGGCCTAAAAGAGATGGAGGGATACCGACTTCTAATCATTGTCCACCGGACCTATATACAAAGCCGCCACAGTTAGAATATTTTTTGATATGGGAAACCGTTTTTATCGGATGATGTTGCCCTTCAACATACAATACTCACGTGCTATGGCTCAAACTATTTATTAGACCGCATATTTAGCTTGatgtttaattaataatttgattgagtCCCTCGCAAGCTAGGGTGGTCACTGGCACTAGGAGAAATTTGTTTTAAGTTGTTTTCATCAACGAGATTAATAGCCATATAGGTTGTCTTTTAAATAGTTAAATTTCAGTATCGTAATCTTCGTTTATTTTGTAATTTTGGAAGTAAAGCCATATATTGTAGAcataatcaattattattgacgTGTTCGACAGACACCATTTCAACACTCGTATAGAAAAATATACTGAATTTGTAAAATAAACCAATGTGATATGTTAAAATTGAAGTTTAACTAACAACgatgaaaatttgaaattgtAATAAGATCACAAATTTCTAACGAATTtataatggaaaaaaaaaattgaagtagGTGTTCCATTTTGGGAGTTGGTGTATGTACGAGAAACCACCTTCAAAGTAGAGAAGTAAAACACATGACATCCCAAATACCATTCTTCGTCAACGGAAGTTGTTGACAAGAGAAATGGCAAGGAGGTTGTATTCCCGCCTTCCCTCTTTCCTCGGCATCTCAAAAACGCAAATCCAAAACCCCTTTTCGACACCCAAATTTCCATATTTTATAGATATTACCTCGAGATATTCACAATCCGTAGGGAGCTCTTGTGCGATGTATCAAGGTGGGTAACTCTTCGCTACTGTCAAATTACGCAGTTTGTGATAAATACTCAGTGAAGATATTAATGTCTTAACTATGCAGGAAATCTGTTCGTGATAAATACTCAGTGAAGATATTAATGTTTTCCTGATTACTGAGTAGTTTATGATCATAAATTGAACAGCTAATTGTGGAAGCATGGAACATTTTGTTCTAACGTTTTGTTAGTTTACTATTATTATTTGGATTAATCAATGGAGCAAATTCTGGTATTTTCCACAATTTACTGTTCTGTGTAGTTTCGTATTGATCGTTTTTTGCGTTTATGTTATCTTCATTTTCAGTGTTTCGTTCATACGCTCGTGACCAGCGTTCAAGTTATGATCTTTTTGGAGGTAAAATTCCGGGAGCAAAGGAGTTCAGGAAGGAGTGGGCAAAGCAATTAGAGAACGAAGAGGATCATCTCTGGACAGGAAGTGAAGATGAAACTGATACCGAAAGGGATGGCCATAGCCGGCTCCAGAAAGATATAAAAAAGGCCAAGAAACGGGCCAAGTATGGCTCTGATAATATTGACGCCGATGACAGTGACGAACTGCATGGCATGTGGTCGGAAAGTGACGAGGAGAAGACCCTTTGGACTGGGGATGAAGAAGATGACAATGATGAACCTACAGAGGCCTTCCCAAATGAGAAAAGTGATGAATATATTGATAAATTATTCGAGTTTGAGGAGAAACCAAAGTATAGAACGCTTGCAGATGCGATGAAAGATGAGGAGGAGCCAGAAGAGTTGTCTCCTGGAAAGCAAGCTCGAAATCTTGCTGTGCAGAATGCTCTGAAGAAACTTAAAAAGGGTCCTGATGGTCGGTATACTAATGTTTGGGAGGTGATGAGTGATTTGGATATTTTGATAGGAGCCTTTGAGGATATTATTTCTGGACCAGAATATGAAGAGCTTCGGCAAGGTGGTCCAAAGAAATTGAATATTCAGTTTTTTAAGGACATTCAAGCTCGCATGAGGGATCCAAACTATAAGTTCTCACCCGAGTTGAAGTTAAAACCGAAAAACAAGCTAGTTCCCAGAAAGAAATGGCAGAAAGCAGAATCAAGAAGGAGAAAGGCACAAAAGAGATAAAACAGATGTGCTGTTTCTGTCCGCTGTTATTCGTAATACCTGGTCTTTTCGTAATTGCACTTTATGTGAAGCATGCAAATCATGAACCAAAGGTTTTCTTGGAGTGGTTATCATATTTATCTTCTTTGAACAATGACCATGTATTGTCGCTCACTATTGTAACAGTTTTAATCAGTTCATCATATAGGttagataaaaatatatatagattttCTACCAATACAAAGTTATGTAGGGTGCCAATAGAGGTTCTATCTTTACAATGTGCCCCCAGCTGCCGGACGGGTACATAGTCATAGACTTGtagctttattattttattccaAGTAAGACCTATGAATGTTGATGGAGTTATATAGCTTTAAATGGCAAATGCTggcattttatatttaaatgggGACATAATAAATACCTATACAACTATAGTTTCAAAGTTGTAATAACCCCGCTTAGAGTTTTTAAGTATCATCGTCCCAATACTGGTCATGATGAAGTGAGTTGAACGCTTGCATCTTCCTCAACTAATGAACATAGTTATTCTCCATCCTGTCATGGATATTGATGGCTGTGCCATGACGGGCGATTGGTAATTATAACCACGAGAAAACCCTTCGGTCAAACTTTTAGGCCCATGAAATCCTCCTGGAACACTGGATATTGTGTAATTCTCAATACTGGTATCCATGGTGCCGATGCCATTGATGTTCCAGATGAAACAACCATCATCCATATACATTTTTTCGTTGTGACTGCCGTTTAGGTACCTTTCAGATCCGCATTCAACGATATCTTCATCAGATTGAAGAGCTGGAAGAGGCTGGTGGTCTTTAGAGGTATTGAGACTATCTATCAAACTCTGCATTTGGTTCAAGTACGCATCTTCTTCAAACCAATTACATGTTTTCTGTGTACAAATAGCGGCATGCTTACCAGATTTGACCAATGATTTGATCAATGTTTCATCTACATTTCCCAACACTGTTACCTTCTATTCTTCAGCATCTATTTTCACTTCGTACACGCCTAAACGATCAATACCAAGTAGCTAACTAACAGTGagattgaaaatattttattggaCTAAAAAAATCAGATGCTAGAAAACTTAACAGCTACAGATTGAAAGACAACAGAAAATGAAAAACTAAGTCATCATACCTTCAATTTTTCGAAGTAATTTCTTCACTTTCTGCATGCAACCTTTACAGTTGATATGAACCTTCAAAACATTTGTATGTAAAGTAATGATTGGAAAACATATTATACTTTGAGCTTTATCCATTCAAGCTCGATGTTCTTTTCTTGATCATGAGTCATTTTCCGGAGTGTGATCGGTTACTTTGTGTAAATTAGGAATGGTATATATGTAACTGAAATTTTTGCCTTCTTTATGCTTTCTCTGCTTCAACTGAGAAGGATCTAAAAGTATCGTTTGCAGAACAatactgcagagaatatctccGTGAATCTTTGTTTTGGGACACACAAGTATAAGGAGAGAGTAAATGCATTCTCGGCTCATACACACATAAGAGGAACTAATAACTAAACACACTTTGCGTGAGTCTAAATCTATCAAACAAAAAGGTTCATtgtgaaattaaatttgaataattgataatttaaaagatttggagacataatattaaaatttacaaaCTCAATTCGTAGGTGAAGACTTAGATATATTAAATTTATGCTTTAACGTTATGTTGTGTATACAATATATAAAGTTTGAACCTAACATagacaaataattatttaatgtcATGTTGAATTTTTTCGATCCCAAAAtaccttctttttttttcttcatgacaaatttactttatgtaaaagaatttttttaaaaaaattattaaaaatcagaaaattttaaatatgatttttaattttacAAATTTAATATCTAGTTTTGTTAGCAAGAGTATTTAATTGATTAATGGGGAACAATCCATTAGTTATGAACTTATCAAtcgattaattaattatttaattgattaatgTTATATGTGGATATTACCCTGGATATATTGGATGTCATGATTCACGAACAAAAGCAGCAACTTGAATATCGAACCAACCGCAGCAACAAAAAGATCAAGTCGAGGCAAGGAGAATCCTTTCTCCGCAAGACGAAATTGCCCGTATATAGTACTATACGTCGCAGGCAATCGTCCCCAAGATACAACGACTTCACGTCGAGAGTTTGCAGCACTTCAAATCTCGAATCAGCAAACACAAATATGCAAGAGCTCTCAAGTATTAGAAGAAGCAAAGAATGCAGCAAGATGACATGCAATTTTTTCCAACCCCTATTGTGATGAATGTGAGGACTATTTATAAGAGAACATTGGATGTGTTGAGGAGACATGTTTCTTCAGACTGGATGCTTCGAATAGACACCATTTTAGTCAATGGATACACTGGTTGGGCGCCAAGGGACGTGCATGCTTTCAGAATCAGCGCCCGCGCGAGAACCTGCGCGACCGCGCGCCTTGTTCTCCTTCGGCACACAGTAGGGCGCGCGCGCCAGCGCGAGAAGCTGCGCGGCCGCGCGCCCTGTTTTGGCTGATGCTCGAAATTCCAGTGACATGCGCGCATCCGCGCGGGATGTGGCGCCCTTGCGCGCGTACCTCTGCCCAAGTACATCAATTTGCGACTGAAAAATTTATTCTTCAaataaatttgatccaaaaaaattaatacttgTCAAAGACCGCACCGACCCGAGACGAGACGAGCACGCGCGCGCGCGTGTGTTTCACCGAGACACAGCCTATTAGCGTCTTCCCCCTTCTAAAAACTTCTGGTACCCCTTGGGGCCCAAACCCCTATTCAAACTTGGAGTTTATAAGGGAGACATCACTTGGCTATTTTCTCAATGTGGGACAACTCTCACTCCCTTTTTCTATTCAACAACTCTTCATTATTTATTCAtccaacaatcccccacatAAATGAACTTAATGCATGTATGCAGATTTACTTGAAAGCTCTTGTGAATTATTATTGCATTGGGATAGGTAGTTTTTGACTTTGAACCTTCCTTAGTAACATACTATAGGATTTACTAGTTGAGTAGTGACATGATGTCTTGAACTAGTAAACCGTTTATGTAAACCAAGTCAATAGTATTTACACAATAATAATTCTAACATATTCTTGTTCTCATGTTGTGTCCGTTTCGGCCCTGACCATATCTTAGATTCATAAGTGTTTTTCATTGAAGCGGCCATTACTTCTCACTTATATAGGTGATCTCCTATCTAGAGTATCATGCCATACTCTACCTCTTAGGTATAGGAATCATTAAAAGAAAACTTAACCTCACCACATGTTGCAGGTCTTTTCTACTTGGATTCTGTAGGAATGAGCCTTTATTTATTCCAAGTACTCAAACTAATATTTATAACTTAGTTGTCCCATTGAACCAAAGTCATGGGATCTCCACTTCACAAGGTTGGGTTACcgctataaatattttattttgtgggtTTTAAGCTCATTCCTCTCAACAGTTTGTACATTTGATCTCTATTTATACCTTTAGTAAACGGATCCGCTAGGTTTTCCTTTGATTTCACATATTCAACAGAAATAACTCCATTTGAGATCAATTGTCTTATGGTATTATGTGTCCGACGAATATGTCGAGACTTACCATTGTACATACTGCTCTGTGCTCTTCCTATTGCCGATTGACTATCACAATGAATGTTAATGGAAGGCACTGGCTTATTCCAACAAGGAATATCTTCTAGGAAGTTTCTTAGTCATTCGGCTTCTTCCCCAGCTTTGTCTAAGGCAATGAACTCAGATTCCATAGTGGATCGAGCTATACATGTTTGCTTAGACAATTTCCATGACACCGCTCCTCCACCTATTGTGAATACATATCCACTAGTGGACTTGCAGTCTTTTGTGTCAGATATCCAATTAGTATCACAGTATCCTTCTAAAACTGCAGGATATTTTGAATATATCATACCATAGTTCCATGTATATTTCAAATATCCAAGCACTCTCGTTAAGGCTTTCCAATGATCCTTACTTGGATTACTTGTGAACCTACTTAACTTATTTACTGAATATGCAAGATCTGGACGAGTACAAGTTAGTCAAGTACATTAGACTACCAATTATCCTTGCATATTCCAGTTGTGAGTTGGGTTCTCCTCTATTCTTTGCTAAATGAACACCTAAGTCTGTAGGAGTTCTAGCAGGACGACTGTTTAAGGTACTGAATCTTTCAAGCACATTTTCAACATAGTGAGTTTGTGATAAAACTATTCCTTCAGGTATTCTAGAGATTTTAATCCCTAATATGATATCACACAACCCCAAatctttcatatcaaaagacCTTTTCATCATATTCTTGGCATTTATAATCAACTCATGATTACTTCCCATAATCAACATTTCGTCTACATAAAGGCATACAATAACATAAGCATTTGCACTACCTTTAATATAAACGCATTTATCACATTCGTTGATTTTGAAACCATTTGACTTCATTGTAGTGTCAAATTTTTCATGCCATTGCTTAGGTGCTTGTTTGAGTCCGTATAGTGACTTGACAAGTTTACACACCTTCTTTTCTTGTCCGGGAACGACAAATCCCTCAGGTTGTTCCATGTATATTTTCTCTTCCAGTTCTCCATTCAAGAAGgctgtctttacatccatttggtgAATCTCTAGGTTATGCAATGCAGCAATAGCTATGAGAACACGAATGGATGTAATCCTAGTGACTGGAGAGTATGTTTCAAAGAAGTCATATCCTTCTTTTTGTTTGAACCCTTTAGCCACTAAACGGGCTTTATATTTGTCTATAGATCCATCTTCTTTGTATTTCCTTTTAaggatccatttgcatcctaaaGGCTTACAACCCGGAGGGAGATCAGTCAACTCCCAtgtatgattatgcatgatggaTTCTATTTCATCATTTATAGCTTCTTTCCAAAAAGAAGCTTCGGGATTGGATAGAGCTTCTTGAATAGTTTTTGGTTCATCATCTAACATGTAAGTCATAAAATCAGGACCAAAGTACTTTTCAATTCTTGCTCTCTTTCCACGTCTTGGTTCTTCATTGACTTCTTTAGAATCATTAGTAGATTCATAAGACCGTTTAATGGAACCTTCTTTTCTTTCCTTACAAGAAAAGTTGTTTTTAAAGAATATTGCATTCCTTGATTCCATAATCGTTCCTTCATTAATATCAGAAATCGTTGACTTTTGCACCAAAAACCTATATGCACTACTATTATAGGCATATCCAATAAAAATGCAGTCAACAGTTTTGGGTCCAATTTTAACTTGTTTTGACTTTGGTATCTCTACTTTAGCCAAACACCCCCACACTTTTAGGTATTTATAAGATGGTTTGCGACCTTTCCATAACTCATATGGAGTTTCATCTTTCCCTTTGTGTGGTATTTTACTAAGAATGTGGTTTGCAGATAGTATTGCTTCCCCCCACAAGTTTTGAGGTAAACCAGAATTTATCAACAACGCGTTCATCATCTCCTTGAGAGCACGATTTTTACGTTCTGCAACTCCATTTGATTGAGGTGAGTATGGTGCCGTAGTTTGATGAATAATGCCAGAGTTAGTGCAAAATTCTTCAATTGGAGCGACATACTCTCCACCTCTAACACTTCGAATCATTTTGATTTTGGTACTCAATTGATTCTCAACCTCATTCTTATAATTTTTGAAAGCTTCTATAGCTTCATCTTCACTTTTCAATAAGTAGACGTAACAGAACCTTGTGCAATCATCAATGAATGTAATGAAGTACTTATTCCTACCTCGAGTTTGCACAAACTTTAAATCACATATGTCGGTGTGAATTAAATCAAGTGGATTAGTACTTCTTGTTACAGAATGGAATGGAGCTTTGGTCATCTTTGCTTCAACACAAATCTCGCATTTATCTTGTGgatttcttttaaatgcaagTATTACATTAGAATTCGCAAGTCTTTGTAATGTGTTGAAGTTAACATGTCCTAATCTTTCATGCCATAAATTAGAACTTTCAAACAAGTAAACAGAATCATTCACTTTATTCTTCGCCTCTTGGCGGTAAACATTTATTACATTCATTTTGAAGAGACCATTATCTTGGTACCCTTTTCCAACAAATACACCAGCCTTAGTTAGGACAAACTTGTCCGATTCAAACACAAGTTTAAAGCCAGCCTTACTTAACAATGATCCAGAAACTAAGTTCTTTCGAATGTCTGGCACATGAAGCACATTCAACAAAGTCATCTCTTTTCCAGAAGTCATCTTCAACACCACTTTGCCAATTCCTACGACCTCAGACGTTGTAGAGTTTCCCATAAACAATTTCCTATCACTTACAGTAGTGTAGGATGAGAACATTTCCTTTTCAGCACATATATGGCTAGTGGACCCGGTGTCTACCCACCATTCCCTTGGATTATCCACCAAGTTGGTTTCAAAGACAACTACGGATAGATCAAGTTGTGATAGGTCTATTGATACATTCCTATCTTCGATGACATTGGCTTGCCTTAGTTTCTGCTGTTTGTTGTCTTTCCTTGGAAAACGACAGTCCTTGGCCATATGATTTGGTTTGCCACAGTTGTCAGCAAGTTCCTTTGAACTTCTTGGCCTGCCCTCGTTTCTCATTTTGAGGGCGTTTTCTCTTGTGACTGGTGCTAGATTCTGTCAGATTGGCCTTGGCCTCAGCCTCCATTGTTCTTTTGTGAGTTCTGGCTTCAGAAGTTCGGCTATCTTCCTCAATGCGAATCCTCACAATTAGATCTTCAAGTTTCAACTCCTTGCACTTGTGCTTAAGGTAGTTCTTAAGTCTTTCCACATTGGTGGCAATTTCTCAATAATAGCCACCACTTGAAATGGTTCATTGATATCCATCCCCTTTGCCAATAAGTCATgaataataatttgaatttcttgtaaCTGGCTTATTACAGATTTGGCGTCCACCATTTTGAAGTCCAGAAATTTTCCAACCACGAACTTCTTTATGCCTGCGTCCTCTGTTTTGTATTTCTTCTTCAAGGAGTCCCAAAGTTCCTTGGCAGTGGTGACAGAACAATAGCACACTGTAAAGTGTGTCATCAAGTCCGTTGAGTATGTAGTTTCTGCAGAGGAAGTCACTGTGATTCCAAGCGTCAAGTGCAGATCTTCGTTGTGTGTCTGTGTCGTCTGCAGCAACGACAGGGGGTTCCTCCTTGAGAAATCGAGATAGGCTCAATGTGGTGAGATAGAAGAGCATCTTCTGTTGCCAACGTTTGAAGTCGGCACCATTAAACTTGGGTGGCTTTTCGCCATATGCGGAGAGCAGCAGCAACTGGAGTGAATGATGTAGTCGACATATCCAAAATAACAATGATAATAAAAATTTCGTCTTGCGATTGTTATACGTGGATATTACCCTGGATATATTGGATGTCTTGATTCACGAACAAAAGCAGCAACTTGAATATCGAACCAACCGCAGCAACAAAAAGATCAAGTCGAGCAAGGAGGATCTTTTCTCCGCAAGACGAAATTGCCCGTATATAGTGCTATACGTCGCAGGCAATCGTCCCCAAGATACAACGACATCACGTCGAGAGTTTGCAGCACTTCAAATCTCGAATTAGCCAACACAAATATGCAAGAGCTCTCAAGTATTAAAAGAAGCAAAGAATGCAGCAAGATGACATGCAATTTTTTCCAACCCCTATTGTGATGAATGTGAGGACTATTTATAAGAGATCATTGGATGTGTTGAGGAGACATGTTTCTTCAGACTGGATGCTTCGAATAGACACCATTTTAGTCAATGGATACCCTGGTTGGGCGCCAAGGGACGCGCATGCTTTCAGAATCAGCGCTGCGCGCGCAGCCGCGCGACAACACGCGCGCAGCACACTGTCTGCGCGCCCGCGCGAGAACCTGCGCGGCCGCGCGCCTTGTTCTCCTTCGGCACACAGTAGAGGCCGCGCGCCC
Protein-coding sequences here:
- the LOC142510496 gene encoding uncharacterized protein LOC142510496 → MARRLYSRLPSFLGISKTQIQNPFSTPKFPYFIDITSRYSQSVGSSCAMYQVFRSYARDQRSSYDLFGGKIPGAKEFRKEWAKQLENEEDHLWTGSEDETDTERDGHSRLQKDIKKAKKRAKYGSDNIDADDSDELHGMWSESDEEKTLWTGDEEDDNDEPTEAFPNEKSDEYIDKLFEFEEKPKYRTLADAMKDEEEPEELSPGKQARNLAVQNALKKLKKGPDGRYTNVWEVMSDLDILIGAFEDIISGPEYEELRQGGPKKLNIQFFKDIQARMRDPNYKFSPELKLKPKNKLVPRKKWQKAESRRRKAQKR